The proteins below are encoded in one region of Diceros bicornis minor isolate mBicDic1 chromosome 14, mDicBic1.mat.cur, whole genome shotgun sequence:
- the B3GALT4 gene encoding beta-1,3-galactosyltransferase 4, with the protein MPLSLFRRLLLAALLLVIVWTLFGPSGIGEELLSLSLASLLPAPASPGPPLALPRLLIPNEEACGGPGVPPFLLILVCTAPENLNQRNAIRASWGGLREARGLRVRTLFLLGEPSWRHSAGGSHENNLALESAAHGDILQAAFQDSYRNLTLKTLSGLNWADKHCPMARYILKTDDDVFVNVPELVSELVRRGGRWEQWEMGVEPQKGTEVGHEEWEGGGPTLGSQPVPLLYLGRVHWWVHPSRTPGGKHRISDEQWPPTWGPFPPYASGTGYVLSASAVQLILKVASRAPPLPLEDVFVGVSARRGGLTPTHCVKLAGATHYPLDRCCYGKFLLTSHRLDPWKMQAAWTLVGGSDGERTAPFCSWLQGVLGLLRCRVIAWLHS; encoded by the coding sequence ATGCCCCTCAGCCTCTTCCGGCGCCTTCTCCTTGCCGCCCTGCTGCTGGTGATTGTCTGGACCCTCTTTGGGCCCTCGGGCATCGGGGAGGAGCTGCTGAGCCTCTCGCTCGcctccctgctcccagccccGGCTTCCCCCGGACCGCCCCTGGCCTTGCCCCGCCTCTTAATCCCCAACGAGGAGGCGTGCGgtgggcccggcgtccctccctTCCTGCTAATCCTGGTCTGCACGGCCCCGGAGAACCTGAACCAAAGAAACGCCATTCGGGCCTCGTGGGGCGGGCTGCGCGAGGCCCGAGGGCTCAGGGTTCGGACTCTCTTTCTGCTGGGAGAGCCGAGCTGGCGGCATTCCGCCGGGGGCTCCCACGAGAACAACCTGGCACTGGAGTCAGCGGCCCATGGGGACATCTTGCAGGCGGCCTTCCAGGACTCCTACCGAAACCTTACCCTCAAGACCCTCAGCGGGCTGAACTGGGCTGACAAACACTGCCCCATGGCCCGCTACATCCTCAAGACCGACGACGATGTGTTTGTCAACGTCCCCGAACTGGTATCAGAGCTGGTCCGCCGAGGGGGCCGTTGGGAACAATGGGAGATGGGCGTGGAGCCCCAGAAAGGCACTGAGGTCGGACATGAAGAGTGGGAAGGAGGCGGCCCCACCCTGGGGAGCCAGCCAGTGCCTCTTTTGTACCTGGGACGTGTGCACTGGTGGGTGCACCCCTCTCGGACCCCAGGGGGCAAGCACCGGATATCAGACGAGCAGTGGCCTCCCACATGGGGCCCCTTTCCACCCTATGCCTCCGGCACAGGGTATGTGTTGTCAGCTTCTGCTGTGCAGCTCATCCTGAAGGTGGCCAGTCGGGCACCCCCTCTGCCACTGGAGGATGTCTTTGTGGGGGTAAGTGCCCGAAGAGGAGGCCTCACTCCAACCCACTGTGTCAAGCTGGCTGGTGCCACCCACTACCCCCTGGACCGGTGCTGCTATGGGAAGTTCCTGCTGACATCCCACAGGTTGGACCCCTGGAAGATGCAAGCAGCCTGGACGCTGGTGGGCGGCTCTGATGGGGAAAGGACCGCACCCTTCTGCTCCTGGCTCCAGGGAGTCCTGGGCCTCCTGCGGTGTCGGGTGATAGCCTGGCTTCACAGCTGA
- the RPS18 gene encoding small ribosomal subunit protein uS13 isoform X1: protein MVRLESVRGSGDIGTGAGKSLVIPEKFQHILRVLNTNIDGRRKIAFAITAIKGVGRRYAHVVLRKADIDLTKRAGELTEDEVERVITIMQNPRQYKIPDWFLNRQKDVKDGKYSQVLANGLDNKLREDLERLKKIRAHRGLRHFWGLRVRGQHTKTTGRRGRTVGVSKKK from the exons ATGGTAAGACTGGAATCCGTGCGGGGATCCGGCGACATCGGAACCGGGGCTGGGAAG TCTCTAGTGATCCCTGAGAAGTTCCAGCACATTTTGCGAGTACTCAACACCAACATCGATGGGCGGCGGAAAATAGCCTTTGCCATCACTGCCATTAAG GGCGTGGGGCGAAGATATGCTCACGTGGTGTTGAGGAAAGCAGACATCGACCTCACCAAGAGGGCAGGAGAGCTCACTGAGGATGAG GTGGAACGTGTGATCACCATTATGCAGAATCCACGCCAGTACAAGATCCCAGACTGGTTCTTGAACAGACAGAAGGATGTGAAGGATGGAAAATACAGCCAG GTCCTGGCCAATGGTCTGGACAATAAGCTCCGTGAAGACCTGGAGCGACTGAAGAAGATTCGGGCCCACAGAGGGCTGCGCCACTTCTGGGG ACTTCGTGTCCGAGGCCAGCACACCAAGACCACAGGCCGCCGTGGCCGCACTGTGGGTGTGTCTAAGAAGAAATAA
- the RPS18 gene encoding small ribosomal subunit protein uS13 isoform X2: MSLVIPEKFQHILRVLNTNIDGRRKIAFAITAIKGVGRRYAHVVLRKADIDLTKRAGELTEDEVERVITIMQNPRQYKIPDWFLNRQKDVKDGKYSQVLANGLDNKLREDLERLKKIRAHRGLRHFWGLRVRGQHTKTTGRRGRTVGVSKKK, from the exons ATG TCTCTAGTGATCCCTGAGAAGTTCCAGCACATTTTGCGAGTACTCAACACCAACATCGATGGGCGGCGGAAAATAGCCTTTGCCATCACTGCCATTAAG GGCGTGGGGCGAAGATATGCTCACGTGGTGTTGAGGAAAGCAGACATCGACCTCACCAAGAGGGCAGGAGAGCTCACTGAGGATGAG GTGGAACGTGTGATCACCATTATGCAGAATCCACGCCAGTACAAGATCCCAGACTGGTTCTTGAACAGACAGAAGGATGTGAAGGATGGAAAATACAGCCAG GTCCTGGCCAATGGTCTGGACAATAAGCTCCGTGAAGACCTGGAGCGACTGAAGAAGATTCGGGCCCACAGAGGGCTGCGCCACTTCTGGGG ACTTCGTGTCCGAGGCCAGCACACCAAGACCACAGGCCGCCGTGGCCGCACTGTGGGTGTGTCTAAGAAGAAATAA
- the VPS52 gene encoding vacuolar protein sorting-associated protein 52 homolog isoform X2, translating into MAAAATMAAAARELVLRAGASDMEEEEGPLGGGPGLQEPLQLGELDITSDEFILDEVDVHIQANLEDELVKEALKTGVDLRHYSKQVELELQQIEQKSIRDYIQESENIASLHNQITACDAVLERMEQMLGAFQSDLSSISSEIRTLQEQSGAMNIRLRNRQAVRGKLGELVDGLVVPSALVTAILEAPVTEPRFLEQLQELDAKAAAVREQEARGTAACADVRGVLDRLRVKAVTKIREFILQKIYSFRKPMTNYQIPQTALLKYRFFYQFLLGNERATAKEMRDEYVETLSKIYLSYYRSYLGRLMKVQYEEVAEKDDLMGVEDTAKKGFFSKPSLRSRNTIFTLGTRGSVISPTELEAPILVPHTAQRGDQRYPFEALFRSQHYALLDNSCREYLFICEFFVVSGPAAHDLFHAVMGRTLNMTLKHLESYLADCYDAIAVFLCIHIVLRFRNIAAKRDVPALDRYWEQVLALLWPRFELILEMNVQSVRSTDPQRLGGLDTRPHYITRRYAEFSSALVSINQTIPNERTMQLLGQLQVEVENFVLRVAAEFSSRKEQLVFLINNYDMMLGVLMERAADDSKEVESFQQLLNARTQEFIEELLSPPFGGLVAFVKEAESLIERGQAERLRGEEARVTQLIRGFGSSWKSSVESLSQDVMRSFTNFRNGTSIIQLKTILRLHGLQQTDEGVQSIRS; encoded by the exons ATGGCCGCCGCCGCGACGATGGCGGCCGCCGCCCGGGAGCTGGTGCTGCGGGCCGGGGCCTCGgatatggaggaggaggagggcccaCTG GGGGGTGGTCCTGGTCTTCAGGAGCCATTGCAACTCGGAGAGTTGGACATCACCTCCGATGAATTCATCCTGGATGAAGTGGACG TTCACATTCAGGCGAATCTGGAGGATGAGTTAGTGAAGGAAGCTCTTAAAACG GGTGTGGATCTCCGTCACTATTCAAAGCAGGTTGAGCTGGAGCTTCAGCAGATTGAGCAGAAATCCATTCGAGATT ATATCCAAGAGAGTGAGAACATAGCCTCGCTGCACAACCAGATCACAGCCTGCGATGCTGTCCTTGAG CGCATGGAGCAGATGTTGGGAGCTTTTCAGAGTGACCTCAGCTCCATCAGCTCTGAGATCCGGACACTGCAGGAACAGTCAGGAGCCATGAACATTCGGCTTCGAAACCGCCAGGCAGTTCGGGGGAAACTTGGGGAGCTTGTCGATGGTCTGGTGGTGCCCTCCGCTCTGGTCAC GGCAATTCTGGAGGCGCCAGTGACAGAGCCCAGGTTCCTGGAGCAGCTGCAGGAGCTGGATGCCAAGGCGGCCGCAGTCCGGGAGCAGGAGGCCAGAGGCACAGCTGCCTGCGCAGATGTCAGAGGCGTGCTCGACCGGCTCCGGGTCAAG GCAGTGACGAAAATCCGAGAGTTCATCCTTCAGAAGATTTATTCCTTCAGAAAACCAATGACCAACTATCAGATCCCCCAGACGGCCCTGCTGAAGTACAG GTTCTTCTATCAGTTCCTGCTGGGCAATGAGCGAGCCACAGCAAAGGAGATGAGGGATGAATATGTGGAGACGCTGAGCAAGATCTACCTGTCTTACTACCGCTCTTACCTGGGGCGGCTCATGAAGGTGCAG TACGAGGAAGTCGCTGAGAAGGATGATCTAATGGGCGTGGAAGACACAGCAAAGAAAG GATTCTTCTCGAAGCCATCCCTCCGCAGCAGGAACACCATCTTCACCCTGGGGACCCGTGGCTCTGTCATCTCTCCCACTGAACTGGAGGCCCCCATCCTGGTGCCTCACACTGCCCAGCGGGGAGATCAGAGG TATCCATTTGAGGCCCTTTTCCGCAGCCAGCACTACGCCCTCCTGGACAATTCCTGCCGTGAATATCTTTTCATCTGTGAATTCTTTGTTGTGTCTGGCCCGGCTGCACACGACCTCTTCCATGCCGTCATGGGCCGGACACTCAACATGACCCTG AAACACCTGGAGTCCTATCTCGCTGACTGCTACGATGCTATTGCTGTTTTTCTCTGTATCCACATCGTCCTCCGATTCCGCAACATTGCAGCTAAGAGGGATGTGCCCGCCCTGGACAG GTACTGGGAACAGGTGCTTGCCTTGCTGTGGCCACGCTTTGAGCTGATCCTGGAGATGAATGTCCAGAGTGTCCGAAGCACTGACCCTCAGCGCCTTGGGGGCCTGGATACTCGGCCCCACTAT ATCACACGCCGATATGCAgagttctcctctgcccttgtgAGCATCAATCAGACCATTCCGAATGAACGGACGATGCAGCTGCTAGGGCAGCTACAG GTGGAAGTGGAGAATTTTGTCCTCCGAGTGGCAGCTGAGTTCTCCTCTAGGAAGGAGCAGCTCGTGTTTCTGATCAACAACTATGACATGATGCTCGGTGTGCTGATG GAGCGGGCTGCAGATGACAGCAAGGAGGTTGAGAGTTTCCAGCAGCTGCTCAATGCTCGGACACAG GAATTCATTGAAGAGTTGCTGTCTCCCCCTTTTGGGGGTCTGGTGGCATTTGTGAAGGAGGCTGAGTCTTTGATTGAGCGTGGACAGGCCGAGCGACTTAGAGGGGAAGAAG CCCGGGTTACTCAGCTGATCCGTGGCTTTGGTAGTTCCTGGAAATCATCGGTGGAATCTCTGAGTCAGGACGTCATGCGTAGTTTCACCAACTTCAGAAATGGAACCAGTATCATCCAG
- the VPS52 gene encoding vacuolar protein sorting-associated protein 52 homolog isoform X1, which produces MAAAATMAAAARELVLRAGASDMEEEEGPLGGGPGLQEPLQLGELDITSDEFILDEVDVHIQANLEDELVKEALKTGVDLRHYSKQVELELQQIEQKSIRDYIQESENIASLHNQITACDAVLERMEQMLGAFQSDLSSISSEIRTLQEQSGAMNIRLRNRQAVRGKLGELVDGLVVPSALVTAILEAPVTEPRFLEQLQELDAKAAAVREQEARGTAACADVRGVLDRLRVKAVTKIREFILQKIYSFRKPMTNYQIPQTALLKYRFFYQFLLGNERATAKEMRDEYVETLSKIYLSYYRSYLGRLMKVQYEEVAEKDDLMGVEDTAKKGFFSKPSLRSRNTIFTLGTRGSVISPTELEAPILVPHTAQRGDQRYPFEALFRSQHYALLDNSCREYLFICEFFVVSGPAAHDLFHAVMGRTLNMTLKHLESYLADCYDAIAVFLCIHIVLRFRNIAAKRDVPALDRYWEQVLALLWPRFELILEMNVQSVRSTDPQRLGGLDTRPHYITRRYAEFSSALVSINQTIPNERTMQLLGQLQVEVENFVLRVAAEFSSRKEQLVFLINNYDMMLGVLMERAADDSKEVESFQQLLNARTQEFIEELLSPPFGGLVAFVKEAESLIERGQAERLRGEEARVTQLIRGFGSSWKSSVESLSQDVMRSFTNFRNGTSIIQGALTQLIQLYHRFHRVLSQPQLRALPARAELINIHHLMVELKKHKPNF; this is translated from the exons ATGGCCGCCGCCGCGACGATGGCGGCCGCCGCCCGGGAGCTGGTGCTGCGGGCCGGGGCCTCGgatatggaggaggaggagggcccaCTG GGGGGTGGTCCTGGTCTTCAGGAGCCATTGCAACTCGGAGAGTTGGACATCACCTCCGATGAATTCATCCTGGATGAAGTGGACG TTCACATTCAGGCGAATCTGGAGGATGAGTTAGTGAAGGAAGCTCTTAAAACG GGTGTGGATCTCCGTCACTATTCAAAGCAGGTTGAGCTGGAGCTTCAGCAGATTGAGCAGAAATCCATTCGAGATT ATATCCAAGAGAGTGAGAACATAGCCTCGCTGCACAACCAGATCACAGCCTGCGATGCTGTCCTTGAG CGCATGGAGCAGATGTTGGGAGCTTTTCAGAGTGACCTCAGCTCCATCAGCTCTGAGATCCGGACACTGCAGGAACAGTCAGGAGCCATGAACATTCGGCTTCGAAACCGCCAGGCAGTTCGGGGGAAACTTGGGGAGCTTGTCGATGGTCTGGTGGTGCCCTCCGCTCTGGTCAC GGCAATTCTGGAGGCGCCAGTGACAGAGCCCAGGTTCCTGGAGCAGCTGCAGGAGCTGGATGCCAAGGCGGCCGCAGTCCGGGAGCAGGAGGCCAGAGGCACAGCTGCCTGCGCAGATGTCAGAGGCGTGCTCGACCGGCTCCGGGTCAAG GCAGTGACGAAAATCCGAGAGTTCATCCTTCAGAAGATTTATTCCTTCAGAAAACCAATGACCAACTATCAGATCCCCCAGACGGCCCTGCTGAAGTACAG GTTCTTCTATCAGTTCCTGCTGGGCAATGAGCGAGCCACAGCAAAGGAGATGAGGGATGAATATGTGGAGACGCTGAGCAAGATCTACCTGTCTTACTACCGCTCTTACCTGGGGCGGCTCATGAAGGTGCAG TACGAGGAAGTCGCTGAGAAGGATGATCTAATGGGCGTGGAAGACACAGCAAAGAAAG GATTCTTCTCGAAGCCATCCCTCCGCAGCAGGAACACCATCTTCACCCTGGGGACCCGTGGCTCTGTCATCTCTCCCACTGAACTGGAGGCCCCCATCCTGGTGCCTCACACTGCCCAGCGGGGAGATCAGAGG TATCCATTTGAGGCCCTTTTCCGCAGCCAGCACTACGCCCTCCTGGACAATTCCTGCCGTGAATATCTTTTCATCTGTGAATTCTTTGTTGTGTCTGGCCCGGCTGCACACGACCTCTTCCATGCCGTCATGGGCCGGACACTCAACATGACCCTG AAACACCTGGAGTCCTATCTCGCTGACTGCTACGATGCTATTGCTGTTTTTCTCTGTATCCACATCGTCCTCCGATTCCGCAACATTGCAGCTAAGAGGGATGTGCCCGCCCTGGACAG GTACTGGGAACAGGTGCTTGCCTTGCTGTGGCCACGCTTTGAGCTGATCCTGGAGATGAATGTCCAGAGTGTCCGAAGCACTGACCCTCAGCGCCTTGGGGGCCTGGATACTCGGCCCCACTAT ATCACACGCCGATATGCAgagttctcctctgcccttgtgAGCATCAATCAGACCATTCCGAATGAACGGACGATGCAGCTGCTAGGGCAGCTACAG GTGGAAGTGGAGAATTTTGTCCTCCGAGTGGCAGCTGAGTTCTCCTCTAGGAAGGAGCAGCTCGTGTTTCTGATCAACAACTATGACATGATGCTCGGTGTGCTGATG GAGCGGGCTGCAGATGACAGCAAGGAGGTTGAGAGTTTCCAGCAGCTGCTCAATGCTCGGACACAG GAATTCATTGAAGAGTTGCTGTCTCCCCCTTTTGGGGGTCTGGTGGCATTTGTGAAGGAGGCTGAGTCTTTGATTGAGCGTGGACAGGCCGAGCGACTTAGAGGGGAAGAAG CCCGGGTTACTCAGCTGATCCGTGGCTTTGGTAGTTCCTGGAAATCATCGGTGGAATCTCTGAGTCAGGACGTCATGCGTAGTTTCACCAACTTCAGAAATGGAACCAGTATCATCCAG GGAGCATTGACCCAGCTGATCCAGCTCTATCATCGCTTCCACCGGGTGCTGTCTCAGCCCCAGCTCCGAGCCCTCCCTGCCCGGGCTGAGCTCATCAACATTCACCACCTTATGGTGGAACTCAAGAAGCACAAGCCCAACTTCTGA